One Osmerus eperlanus chromosome 24, fOsmEpe2.1, whole genome shotgun sequence DNA window includes the following coding sequences:
- the rorca gene encoding RAR-related orphan receptor C a, translating into MRAQIEVIPCKICGDKSSGIHYGVITCEGCKGFFRRSQQNNAMYSCSRQRNCLIDRTNRNRCQHCRLQKCLALGMSRDAVKFGRMSKKQRDSLYAEVQKHQQSQERASAAAREEASELGSHGRAYSRGSSTAFSDLDDITTLPEGLLFDLPLTPEGAGGEYCNLEMLGGSGGSSSSSQSSPEQSGLDFGDHHVKHEYQLLHESGIFAHGLLNPLPEGCSLMEIERITQSVLKSHVETSQYSSEELKRLAWTLYSQEETRSFQTKSVDVMWQQCAHHLTNSIQYVVEFAKRITGFMDLCQNDQIILLKAGCLDVLLIRMCRSYNPINHTLLFDGKFASAQLFKALGCDDLVGAVYDLARSLSRLQLSEEEMALFSAAVLLSPDRAWLSDTQQVQKLQENMYLALQHSLQRGGCSEEKLTKMVSKMPMMKSICNLHIDKLEFFQILHPETAYSFPPLYREVFGSQIAFPDSTEG; encoded by the exons ATGAGAG ctcagaTTGAAGTGATACCCTGTAAGATCTGTGGTGACAAGTCCTCAGGAATCCACTATGGTGTCATCACCTGTGAGGGCTGCAAG GGCTTCTTCCGGCGCAGCCAGCAGAACAACGCCATGTACTCCTGCTCTCGCCAGAGGAACTGTCTGATCGACCGGACCAACCGCAACCGATGCCAACACTGCCGGCTGCAGAAGTGTCTGGCTCTGGGCATGAGCCGCGATG CGGTCAAGTTCGGCCGCATGTCAAAGAAGCAGCGAGACAGCCTGTACGCCGAGGTCCAGAAGCACCAGCAGTCCCAGGAGCGAGCCAGCGCCGCTGCCCGCGAGGAGGCGTCCGAGCTGGGCTCCCACGGCCGTGCCTACAGCCGGGGCTCCAGCACCGCCTTCAGCGACCTGGACGACATCACCACCCTGCCGGAAGGCCTGCTGTTTGACCTGCCCCTGACACCAGAGGGCGCCGGAGGGGAATACTGCAACCTGGAGATGCTGGGAGGCAGTGGGGGAAGCAGTTCCTCGTCTCAGAGCTCCCCTGAGCAGAGCGGCCTGGACTTCGGAGACCATCACGTCAAACACGAGTACCAGCTGCTGCACGAGTCGGGCATCTTCGCCCACGGCCTCCTCAACCCCCTGCCGGAGGGCTGCTCTCTGATGGAGATAG AGCGCATCACCCAGAGTGTGTTGAAGTCCCATGTGGAGACCAGCCAGTACAGCTCCGAGGAACTGAagaggctggcctggacgctgtaCTCCCAGGAGGAGACACGCTCCTTCCagaccaag TCTGTGGACGTGATGTGGCAGCAGTGTGCCCATCACCTCACCAACTCCATCCAGTATGTGGTGGAGTTCGCCAAGCGCATCACCGGCTTCATGGACCTCTGTCAGAACGACCAGATCATCCTGCTCAAAGCAG GCTGCTTGGATGTCCTCCTCATCCGCATGTGTCGTTCCTACAACCCCATCAACCACACTCTGCTCTTCGATGGCAAGTTTGCAAGTGCTCAGCTCTTCAAGGCTCTCG GCTGTGACGACCTGGTCGGCGCCGTGTACGACCTGGCCAGGAGCCTGAGCCGCCTGCAGCTCTCTGAGGAGGAGATGGCTCTGTTCAGCGCCGCCGTTCTGCTGTCACCAG accggGCCTGGCTGAGCGACACCCAGCAGGTCCAGAAGCTGCAGGAGAACATGTACCTGGCTCTGCAGCACAGCCTTCAGAGAGGAGGCTGCTCCGAGGAGAAGCTCACCAAG ATGGTGTCCAAGATGCCCATGATGAAGTCCATCTGCAACCTGCACATCGACAAGCTGGAGTTCTTCCAGATCCTCCACCCAGAGACGGCCTACagcttcccccctctctaccgCGAGGTCTTCGGCAGTCAGATCGCTTTCCCAGACTCCACCGAGGGCTAG